A genomic segment from Candidatus Desulfarcum epimagneticum encodes:
- a CDS encoding 2-oxoacid:ferredoxin oxidoreductase subunit gamma: MQSEVMFAGFGGQGILLIGKLLAHAAMEQDFEVAWVPSYGPEMRGGTAYCTVVIGDRPIGSPIIRNPRHLVAMNRPSLEKFAPVVKPGGVILINASLISVDSGRDDVVEVKAFTTETAKSLGNVKAANIVALAAFVEKSGIVDFDILTEAVKHEFSKKPKLIPLNMEALEAGRKIARET; this comes from the coding sequence ATGCAAAGCGAAGTGATGTTCGCCGGATTCGGCGGGCAGGGAATACTTTTGATCGGAAAATTGCTGGCGCACGCGGCCATGGAGCAGGATTTTGAAGTGGCGTGGGTGCCTTCATACGGGCCTGAGATGCGCGGCGGGACCGCTTACTGCACGGTGGTGATCGGCGACCGGCCCATCGGATCGCCCATCATACGAAATCCCCGGCACCTGGTGGCCATGAACCGGCCGTCGCTGGAAAAGTTCGCGCCGGTGGTCAAGCCCGGCGGTGTGATTTTAATCAACGCCTCCCTGATTTCCGTGGATTCCGGAAGGGACGACGTGGTGGAAGTCAAGGCCTTCACCACGGAGACGGCCAAGTCCCTTGGAAACGTCAAGGCCGCCAATATCGTGGCGCTGGCCGCGTTTGTGGAAAAAAGCGGCATTGTGGATTTTGACATTTTGACCGAGGCGGTCAAACATGAGTTTTCAAAAAAGCCCAAGCTGATCCCTTTGAACATGGAGGCTTTGGAGGCGGGTCGAAAGATCGCCCGGGAAACGTAG
- a CDS encoding 2-oxoglutarate oxidoreductase: MGKTFQRPEALSDRDTHYCPGCTHGVIHRLVAETIDELGIRGRTVGIAPVGCAVLAYNYFTFDFQEAAHGRAPAMATGIKRVRPDLMVFTYQGDGDLASIGMGEIIHAANRGEKFTTIFVNNAVYGMTGGQMAPTTMPGQRTTTSPAGRDTSDVGMPIKVAELIAALQTPAFITRQTVIKPKYIKKAKKAIKQAFEYQKDNKCFSLVEVVSTCPTNWGMSAADAVKWAEDDLLSYYELGDLKLPE, encoded by the coding sequence ATGGGGAAGACATTTCAAAGACCCGAAGCCCTTTCCGACAGGGACACACATTACTGCCCGGGCTGCACGCACGGCGTGATCCACAGGCTCGTGGCCGAGACCATCGACGAGCTGGGGATACGCGGGCGAACAGTGGGGATCGCCCCGGTGGGCTGCGCGGTTCTGGCTTATAATTATTTCACGTTCGATTTCCAGGAGGCGGCCCACGGAAGGGCCCCGGCCATGGCCACCGGCATTAAGCGGGTCCGGCCCGATCTCATGGTGTTCACATACCAGGGGGACGGGGATTTGGCCAGCATCGGAATGGGCGAGATTATCCACGCCGCCAACCGGGGGGAAAAGTTCACCACGATTTTTGTGAACAACGCGGTGTACGGCATGACCGGCGGCCAGATGGCGCCCACCACCATGCCGGGGCAGCGCACCACCACCTCCCCGGCCGGGCGGGACACGTCGGATGTGGGCATGCCCATCAAGGTGGCGGAGCTGATCGCGGCCCTTCAAACCCCGGCCTTCATCACCCGCCAGACCGTGATTAAACCCAAATATATCAAAAAAGCCAAAAAAGCCATCAAACAGGCGTTTGAGTATCAGAAAGACAACAAGTGCTTCAGCCTGGTGGAGGTGGTCAGCACATGCCCCACCAACTGGGGCATGTCGGCGGCCGACGCCGTGAAGTGGGCGGAGGACGATCTGCTGAGTTATTACGAGCTGGGGGACCTCAAGCTCCCTGAATAA
- a CDS encoding Acyltransferase — protein MKKILTGPVRGSFTLLVYAVNTVVCAIPILGTAMLKLIFPVSFWRRICDKILNGLAGTWVKINKMNQRILGRVRLDVRGLDRIKKKEWSLVLSNHQSWVDILVLQNVFSGKIPFLKFFIKKELFWIPLLGQTWWALDFPFMKRYSRKFLEKYPHLKGKDMEITRRACEKFKHIPISIMNFVEGTRFSKKKRKEQDSQYRHLLNPRAGGIAHVIMAMEGRLKRILDVTIVYPEGVKNNFWNFLCGRLGDIKVKVKSIHISKDLVGDYVDDRDFRAHFQKWLNDLWEEKDRRIEALVAESRVLNPRADRPI, from the coding sequence ATGAAAAAAATTTTGACCGGGCCTGTTCGGGGCTCCTTCACCTTGCTGGTTTATGCCGTCAACACCGTGGTCTGCGCCATTCCGATTTTGGGGACCGCCATGCTGAAACTTATTTTCCCTGTGTCTTTCTGGCGTCGGATCTGCGACAAGATTCTCAACGGCCTGGCCGGAACCTGGGTCAAAATCAACAAAATGAATCAGCGGATACTGGGCCGGGTCCGGCTGGACGTCAGGGGGCTGGACCGGATCAAGAAAAAAGAATGGAGCCTGGTTCTTTCCAATCACCAGTCATGGGTGGACATCCTGGTTTTGCAGAATGTGTTTTCAGGCAAAATTCCTTTTTTAAAGTTTTTTATCAAAAAAGAGCTGTTCTGGATTCCGCTGCTGGGCCAGACATGGTGGGCGCTTGATTTTCCTTTTATGAAACGCTATTCCCGAAAATTTCTGGAAAAATATCCCCATCTTAAGGGCAAAGACATGGAGATTACCCGGCGGGCCTGCGAAAAATTCAAACACATTCCCATCTCCATCATGAATTTTGTGGAGGGCACCCGGTTTTCAAAGAAAAAGCGAAAGGAACAGGATTCCCAATACCGCCACCTTTTAAATCCCCGGGCCGGGGGAATCGCCCATGTCATCATGGCCATGGAAGGCCGATTGAAGCGGATTCTGGATGTGACCATTGTGTACCCCGAAGGCGTGAAAAACAATTTCTGGAATTTTCTCTGCGGCAGGCTCGGCGACATCAAAGTCAAGGTGAAATCCATCCATATCTCAAAGGACCTGGTGGGAGATTACGTGGACGACCGGGATTTTCGCGCTCATTTCCAAAAGTGGCTCAATGACCTGTGGGAGGAGAAAGACCGGCGCATCGAGGCCCTGGTGGCCGAGTCCCGGGTTTTGAATCCCCGGGCAGACCGGCCGATTTAA
- a CDS encoding conserved hypothetical protein (Evidence 4 : Unknown function but conserved in other organisms), whose protein sequence is MKTGVIVYIAGSDDSELRTDWDAEVEKLEIEADMVETISPTSGHFDIPDAWLAMTVKGMHRIECMVAERAGSGGLRLQDKRLRLCG, encoded by the coding sequence ATGAAAACCGGCGTGATTGTTTACATCGCGGGATCAGACGACTCAGAGTTGCGGACGGACTGGGATGCCGAGGTTGAAAAGCTGGAGATTGAGGCCGATATGGTGGAAACCATATCCCCGACATCCGGGCATTTCGACATTCCGGACGCCTGGCTGGCCATGACCGTCAAGGGCATGCATCGAATCGAGTGCATGGTGGCCGAGCGCGCGGGGTCCGGAGGTTTAAGGCTCCAGGACAAGAGACTGCGCCTGTGCGGCTGA
- a CDS encoding 4Fe-4S ferredoxin, translating into MKTLRKIIEIDEDLCDGCGECLMACAEGALEIVDGKAKVISDHLCDGLGACMGECPQGALAIVDKETEEFDEEAVEKHLAGMEARKSKKPLECGCPSGHMEILGAPPHAAPEGPAGSGGPSALSHWPVKIRLVSPDAPFLKGADLLVMADCVPVAHPSIHRDLMAGKVVMIGCPKFDDAQAHIDKLADIFSKAGVKSVTCAMMEVPCCSAFPAIVKKGMEKAGKDIPVREIVVGKRGDVAEAGS; encoded by the coding sequence ATGAAAACCCTTCGAAAAATAATCGAAATAGACGAGGACCTTTGCGACGGATGCGGTGAGTGCCTCATGGCCTGCGCCGAGGGGGCGCTTGAAATCGTGGACGGCAAGGCGAAAGTGATTTCCGACCACCTGTGCGACGGCCTGGGCGCCTGTATGGGAGAATGCCCCCAGGGGGCCCTTGCCATTGTGGACAAAGAAACCGAAGAATTCGACGAAGAGGCGGTGGAAAAGCATCTCGCCGGGATGGAAGCCCGAAAATCAAAAAAGCCCCTGGAATGCGGATGCCCGTCCGGCCACATGGAAATCCTGGGAGCGCCTCCCCACGCGGCGCCCGAAGGCCCGGCCGGAAGCGGCGGCCCCTCGGCGCTGTCTCACTGGCCGGTGAAGATCCGTCTGGTGTCTCCGGACGCGCCGTTTTTAAAGGGCGCCGATCTTCTGGTCATGGCCGACTGCGTCCCGGTGGCGCATCCCTCCATTCACCGGGACCTCATGGCGGGCAAGGTCGTGATGATCGGGTGCCCCAAATTCGATGACGCCCAGGCCCATATCGACAAGCTCGCCGATATTTTCTCAAAGGCCGGCGTCAAAAGCGTGACCTGCGCCATGATGGAGGTGCCCTGCTGCTCGGCGTTTCCCGCCATCGTGAAAAAAGGCATGGAAAAAGCGGGCAAAGACATTCCCGTCAGGGAGATCGTGGTGGGCAAGCGGGGGGATGTGGCCGAGGCCGGGTCATAA
- a CDS encoding conserved hypothetical protein (Evidence 4 : Unknown function but conserved in other organisms) has translation MAPSLAVVGCGKVGFALGTWLGECGYRLAGFCGRRVESAKKAAGRAGCDMFTDHPPDVTKEADIVFITTPDGVIGEVCARIADQDGFKKGASVLHCSGALPSTVMEPAVRSRGAFSGSLHPLQSFASREFEKNPFSGIIAAIEGTGPAAETARAAAKALGARPIDIRTDCKTLYHASAVVASNYLVTLLDFAFALMEKAGVPQKDAPDVLKPLINGTLANIKKSGVEKALTGPIARGDSATVERHLKEIGKKTPKLLGLYKTLGRHTVELAKAGSALSESAEKKLKALTGD, from the coding sequence ATGGCGCCCTCGCTTGCCGTTGTGGGATGCGGCAAGGTGGGCTTTGCCCTGGGCACATGGCTGGGCGAATGCGGATACCGGCTCGCCGGATTTTGCGGCAGACGCGTCGAATCGGCGAAAAAAGCCGCCGGCCGGGCTGGATGCGACATGTTTACGGACCATCCGCCGGACGTGACAAAAGAGGCGGACATCGTCTTTATCACCACGCCGGACGGCGTCATCGGGGAGGTCTGCGCCCGAATCGCGGACCAGGACGGATTTAAAAAAGGCGCCTCGGTTCTTCACTGCAGCGGCGCCCTGCCCTCCACCGTCATGGAGCCGGCCGTCCGGAGCCGGGGGGCGTTTTCGGGCTCCCTTCATCCCCTTCAGAGCTTCGCCTCCCGCGAGTTTGAAAAAAACCCCTTTTCCGGGATCATCGCGGCCATCGAGGGAACGGGGCCGGCGGCCGAAACGGCCCGGGCCGCGGCCAAAGCCCTGGGCGCCCGGCCCATCGACATTCGGACCGACTGCAAGACTCTGTACCACGCCTCGGCCGTGGTGGCGTCCAATTATCTTGTGACGCTTCTGGATTTCGCCTTCGCGCTCATGGAAAAGGCCGGCGTGCCGCAAAAGGACGCGCCGGACGTGCTCAAGCCGCTGATCAACGGCACCCTGGCCAATATCAAAAAATCCGGCGTGGAAAAGGCCCTCACCGGCCCCATCGCCCGGGGCGACTCGGCCACGGTGGAGCGGCATTTGAAGGAAATCGGAAAAAAAACCCCGAAACTTCTGGGCCTTTACAAAACGCTGGGCCGCCACACTGTTGAGCTGGCAAAGGCCGGAAGCGCCCTTTCCGAATCGGCTGAAAAAAAACTCAAAGCCCTCACCGGGGACTGA
- the vorB gene encoding Ketoisovalerate oxidoreductase subunit VorB has protein sequence MGKVLMKGNEAIGEAAIMAGCLNYFAYPITPQSEVAEYLSKRMPEVDGVFLQGESEVAVAYMIFGAAGCGERVFTTSSSPGISLMSEGISYIAAAQCPAVFVNIVRGGPGLGGILPSQADYFQATKGGGHGDYRLLVFAPASVQEAVEMVMKAFPLAEKYRNPVMIMGDGLIGQMMEPVEFPEDLKSVPSNKDDWASSGMDKRKSDQRNLVRSLFLDPEELNGNNLELKAKYERMKKEEVLFEAYNTDCDYEFLIVSYGTMSRVCRTAIDQLKEEGKEVAMIRPQTLFPFPEEAVRQASLKDSCKEVASIEMSMGQMVEDVERSVLGARPVQWFGKCGGEIPTPEEIIEFIKSRV, from the coding sequence ATGGGCAAGGTGTTGATGAAAGGAAATGAAGCGATAGGAGAGGCCGCCATCATGGCCGGGTGCCTGAATTATTTTGCCTATCCTATCACGCCCCAGTCCGAGGTGGCGGAATACCTTTCCAAACGGATGCCGGAAGTGGACGGCGTCTTTTTGCAGGGGGAAAGCGAAGTGGCTGTGGCCTATATGATTTTTGGGGCCGCCGGGTGCGGGGAACGGGTGTTCACCACCTCTTCCAGCCCCGGGATCAGCCTGATGAGCGAAGGAATCAGCTATATCGCCGCGGCCCAGTGCCCGGCGGTGTTTGTCAATATTGTCCGGGGAGGGCCGGGCCTCGGGGGCATACTTCCGTCCCAGGCCGATTACTTCCAGGCCACCAAGGGCGGGGGCCACGGCGATTACCGTCTTCTGGTCTTCGCCCCGGCCAGCGTCCAGGAGGCGGTGGAGATGGTCATGAAGGCCTTTCCCCTGGCCGAGAAATACCGAAACCCGGTGATGATCATGGGAGACGGTCTTATTGGCCAGATGATGGAGCCGGTGGAGTTCCCGGAGGATTTGAAATCCGTTCCGTCCAACAAGGACGACTGGGCCAGCAGCGGCATGGACAAACGGAAAAGCGACCAGCGCAACCTGGTGAGATCCCTTTTTCTCGACCCCGAGGAGCTTAACGGCAACAATCTGGAATTAAAAGCCAAATATGAGCGAATGAAAAAAGAGGAAGTCCTCTTTGAGGCCTACAACACGGATTGTGACTATGAGTTTTTGATTGTCAGCTACGGCACCATGAGCCGGGTTTGCCGGACGGCCATCGACCAACTGAAAGAAGAGGGAAAAGAGGTGGCCATGATCCGGCCCCAGACCCTTTTCCCCTTCCCGGAAGAGGCCGTGCGCCAGGCGTCTTTGAAAGACAGCTGCAAAGAGGTCGCCAGCATTGAGATGAGCATGGGCCAGATGGTGGAGGACGTGGAGCGAAGCGTTCTCGGGGCGCGGCCCGTTCAGTGGTTCGGCAAATGCGGGGGCGAGATACCCACGCCGGAAGAGATCATCGAGTTTATCAAAAGCCGCGTTTAA
- a CDS encoding Cobalamin biosynthesis protein CbiA yields MEINLDGIVVIVGNYGSGKTQVSIHLALMKKRQGADVRVVDLDLVNPYFRVREACDLLTSKGIGVVIPPLKYFHADLPILDPAAAGAIQDPRGGVVILDAGGDDAGSTVLASLSHVLKNRALKGKNVHTLMVVSHLRPMTRSQEACVRVMRRIEKASGLRVTGFAGNANLMEETDPGHIYEGHEFVQALSKKTGIPVAFVTAPSRLIPELDPGRFSCPLMPLDTQASFPWKKRAS; encoded by the coding sequence GTGGAGATCAATCTCGACGGGATTGTGGTCATCGTCGGAAATTACGGAAGCGGCAAAACGCAGGTTTCCATCCACCTGGCCCTGATGAAAAAACGCCAGGGGGCCGACGTTCGGGTGGTGGACCTGGATTTGGTCAACCCCTATTTCAGGGTCCGGGAGGCCTGTGACCTTCTGACATCCAAAGGAATCGGGGTGGTGATTCCCCCGCTGAAGTATTTTCACGCGGACCTTCCTATTCTGGACCCCGCCGCGGCCGGGGCCATCCAGGACCCCCGGGGAGGAGTGGTGATTCTGGACGCCGGGGGCGACGACGCCGGCTCCACTGTCCTGGCCTCCCTGTCCCATGTGTTAAAAAACCGGGCGTTGAAAGGCAAAAACGTCCATACCCTTATGGTGGTGAGCCACTTAAGGCCCATGACCCGTTCTCAGGAGGCCTGCGTCCGGGTCATGCGCCGGATCGAAAAGGCGTCGGGGCTTCGTGTGACCGGGTTCGCGGGAAACGCCAACCTTATGGAGGAGACCGATCCCGGGCATATATACGAGGGGCATGAATTTGTTCAGGCCCTTTCGAAAAAAACCGGCATTCCCGTCGCCTTTGTCACGGCCCCGTCGCGCCTGATTCCGGAGCTGGACCCCGGGCGTTTTTCATGCCCGCTGATGCCCCTGGACACGCAGGCGTCCTTTCCCTGGAAGAAACGCGCGTCGTGA
- the hcp gene encoding Hydroxylamine reductase — translation MFCFQCEQTAKGEGCSKIGVCGKTEEAASLQDLLLYAVKGLALAGHEGRKVGVIDEDADAFAFKAIFSTLTNVDFDPARLKALIAECVEVRESLKAKVAAAGGETDFGPGPGDFEPAGDLEGLVRQGQGVGIKSDKGPYAGTDPDIVSLKELLTYGVKGVAAYADHARILGRTDGRVAAFVYEALAAVLDPAMGVDDLVGLNMKCGEINLLAMELLDAANTSAYGHPVPTPVPLGVKKGKAILVSGHDLKDLEDLLEQTAGKGITVYTHGEMLPAHGYPGLKKHSHFYGHYGTAWQNQAKEFAEFPGAILMTTNCIQKPKDAYLENIFTTGLVGWPGVAHVPNGDFSQVIERALAAPGFPEDREGKTVMAGFARNAVMGVAGKVIEAVKNKDIRHFFLVAGCDGAKPGRNYYTEFVEKVPKDCVVLTLACGKFRFFDQDLGDIGGIPRLLDVGQCNDAYSAIQIASALAEAFECGVNDLPLSMVLSWYEQKAVAILLTLLYLNIQDIRLGPSLPAFVSPNVLNVLVEKFNIMPIKSPDEDLKEILG, via the coding sequence ATGTTTTGTTTTCAGTGCGAACAGACGGCAAAGGGAGAGGGATGCTCAAAAATAGGGGTATGCGGAAAGACGGAGGAGGCGGCGTCTTTGCAGGATCTTTTGCTCTACGCGGTCAAGGGGCTGGCGCTGGCGGGCCATGAGGGCCGGAAAGTCGGCGTCATCGATGAGGACGCGGACGCCTTTGCCTTCAAGGCCATTTTTTCCACATTGACCAACGTGGACTTTGATCCCGCGCGTTTGAAGGCCCTCATCGCCGAATGCGTGGAGGTCCGGGAATCCTTGAAAGCCAAAGTGGCGGCGGCCGGGGGGGAGACGGATTTCGGACCGGGGCCGGGGGATTTTGAGCCGGCCGGCGATTTGGAAGGCCTGGTCCGGCAGGGGCAGGGAGTCGGGATCAAATCGGACAAGGGCCCCTATGCCGGGACGGACCCCGATATCGTGTCCTTAAAAGAGCTGCTGACCTACGGCGTCAAGGGCGTGGCCGCCTACGCCGATCATGCCCGGATTCTCGGCAGGACGGACGGGCGCGTCGCCGCCTTTGTTTACGAGGCCCTGGCCGCCGTTCTGGACCCCGCCATGGGAGTGGACGATCTGGTGGGTCTGAACATGAAGTGCGGGGAAATCAACCTGCTGGCCATGGAGCTTCTGGACGCGGCCAACACCTCCGCTTACGGCCATCCTGTTCCCACGCCGGTTCCTTTGGGCGTGAAGAAAGGAAAGGCCATCCTGGTGTCCGGCCATGATCTCAAAGACCTGGAAGACCTGCTGGAGCAGACCGCCGGAAAAGGAATCACGGTTTACACCCACGGCGAAATGCTCCCGGCCCACGGCTACCCGGGGCTCAAAAAGCATTCCCATTTTTACGGCCATTACGGAACCGCCTGGCAGAACCAGGCAAAGGAGTTCGCTGAGTTTCCCGGCGCCATCCTGATGACCACCAACTGCATTCAGAAACCGAAAGACGCCTACCTGGAAAACATTTTCACCACCGGCCTGGTGGGGTGGCCCGGCGTGGCCCATGTTCCGAACGGCGATTTTTCCCAGGTCATTGAAAGGGCGCTGGCGGCGCCCGGCTTTCCTGAAGACCGGGAGGGAAAGACCGTGATGGCGGGCTTTGCCCGTAACGCGGTCATGGGCGTGGCCGGAAAGGTCATCGAGGCGGTGAAAAACAAGGACATCCGCCATTTCTTCCTGGTGGCCGGATGCGACGGCGCCAAGCCCGGCCGAAACTACTACACCGAGTTTGTGGAGAAGGTCCCCAAAGACTGTGTGGTCCTGACGCTTGCCTGCGGCAAGTTTCGGTTTTTCGACCAGGACCTGGGAGACATCGGGGGCATTCCGCGGCTTCTGGACGTGGGACAGTGCAACGACGCCTATTCGGCCATCCAGATCGCCTCGGCCCTGGCGGAGGCCTTTGAATGCGGGGTGAACGACCTGCCGTTGTCCATGGTCCTGTCCTGGTACGAGCAGAAAGCCGTGGCCATTTTGCTGACCCTGCTTTACTTGAACATTCAGGACATACGGCTGGGGCCCAGTCTGCCCGCTTTTGTGTCGCCCAATGTGCTGAATGTGCTGGTGGAGAAATTCAACATCATGCCCATCAAATCCCCGGACGAGGATTTGAAGGAGATTTTGGGATAG
- a CDS encoding Phosphohydrolase, producing the protein MKCPGQDTQYWKPGAIFEAKCPECGSGVEFFKDDTHRKCRQCGHRLINPNLDFGCASYCQYAEECLGTFPPEALAQRADILRDTLKDRVAIEMKKSFKQDFKRIGHAMRVARHAERIGKKERGNMAVILAAAYLHDIGIPAAEEKHGSAAPKYQEKEGPPIARGILENLGAPKDLIEEVCDIVGRHHHPGPDESVNFKCVHDADLIVNLAEKNDESPIERDRVEKIIEKSFLTESGKKEARNVLLDDSQKAND; encoded by the coding sequence ATGAAATGCCCCGGTCAGGACACCCAATACTGGAAGCCCGGGGCCATATTCGAGGCGAAATGCCCTGAATGCGGCTCGGGCGTGGAATTTTTCAAAGACGACACCCACCGGAAATGCCGCCAATGCGGCCATCGGCTGATCAACCCGAATCTGGATTTCGGGTGCGCCTCCTACTGCCAGTACGCCGAGGAGTGCCTGGGGACCTTTCCCCCGGAGGCCCTGGCCCAGCGGGCGGATATCCTCCGGGACACCCTCAAGGACCGGGTGGCCATTGAGATGAAAAAGAGTTTCAAACAGGATTTCAAACGCATCGGCCACGCCATGCGGGTGGCCCGTCATGCCGAGCGAATCGGGAAAAAGGAGCGGGGCAATATGGCCGTCATTCTCGCGGCCGCCTATCTCCATGACATCGGGATTCCGGCGGCCGAGGAAAAACACGGCTCCGCGGCCCCGAAATACCAGGAAAAAGAGGGCCCCCCCATCGCCCGGGGGATTCTTGAAAACCTGGGGGCGCCCAAAGACTTGATTGAGGAGGTCTGCGACATCGTGGGCCGGCATCACCATCCCGGCCCTGACGAGTCCGTGAATTTCAAGTGTGTGCATGACGCGGACCTGATTGTGAATCTTGCCGAAAAAAATGATGAGAGCCCCATTGAGAGAGACCGCGTTGAAAAAATCATTGAAAAAAGCTTCCTGACCGAATCCGGGAAGAAAGAGGCGAGAAACGTTCTTTTGGATGATTCGCAGAAAGCAAACGATTAG
- the sfsA gene encoding Sugar fermentation stimulation protein homolog has product MKQNPETGLAWPRLFKGTLIKRYKRFLADAKLENGEVVVAHCPNPGSMRACCEPGRTVYLSFHDNPKRKLKYTWEMIEMPASLVGVNTLVPNRLVKKSLENGMIPEISSHTRIRSEVRVSKSSRLDFVAEKENGEKCFVEVKNCALVENGAASFPDAVTERGKKHLVELQELVKKGSRGVIFFLIQRMDAESFAPAADIDPAYAREFEKAVENGVEPLVYDVQIDLSGISLGKRILTAS; this is encoded by the coding sequence ATGAAACAAAATCCGGAAACGGGCCTGGCATGGCCCAGGCTTTTCAAAGGAACGCTGATTAAACGATACAAGCGTTTTTTGGCCGACGCAAAACTGGAAAACGGCGAGGTCGTGGTCGCCCACTGCCCCAACCCCGGGAGCATGCGCGCCTGCTGCGAGCCCGGACGGACTGTGTATCTTTCATTTCACGACAACCCCAAACGCAAGCTCAAATACACCTGGGAGATGATCGAGATGCCCGCGTCCCTTGTGGGGGTCAACACCCTGGTTCCCAACCGGCTGGTGAAAAAATCCCTGGAAAACGGCATGATCCCGGAAATCAGCTCCCACACCCGGATTCGGTCCGAGGTCCGGGTGTCGAAGTCGTCCCGCCTGGATTTTGTGGCGGAAAAAGAAAACGGGGAAAAATGCTTTGTGGAGGTGAAAAACTGCGCGCTCGTGGAAAACGGCGCGGCCTCTTTCCCGGACGCGGTCACGGAGCGGGGAAAAAAACACCTGGTCGAGCTTCAAGAACTGGTCAAAAAAGGGAGCCGGGGCGTGATTTTTTTCCTGATCCAGCGAATGGACGCCGAATCCTTCGCCCCGGCGGCCGACATCGACCCCGCTTACGCCCGCGAGTTTGAAAAGGCCGTTGAAAACGGCGTGGAGCCGCTGGTGTACGACGTTCAGATCGACCTTTCGGGGATCTCGCTGGGCAAACGAATTTTGACAGCATCGTAA
- the panB gene encoding 3-methyl-2-oxobutanoate hydroxymethyltransferase, with translation MGTQITVTKLFQMKEKGEKVVALTAYDFPFARIVDQAGAHMILVGDSLGMVVQGKTSTLPVSMEEMLYHTEIVSRSVQSAMVIGDMPFMSYQTSLREAVANAGLFLKKAGAQAVKLEGGASVSDTIRAISESGVPVQAHIGLTPQSVHQMGGYRVQRDEDRLLDDARKVEEAGAFSVVLEGIPADIAEKITQALKIPTIGIGAGPRCDGQILVLHDLLGLNDRRVPKFAKQFADLGQAAAEGVGRYVREVRDGEFPGPDHCY, from the coding sequence ATGGGAACGCAAATCACTGTCACAAAGCTTTTCCAAATGAAGGAAAAAGGCGAAAAGGTGGTCGCGCTCACCGCCTATGACTTTCCGTTCGCCCGAATTGTCGACCAGGCCGGGGCCCACATGATCCTGGTGGGAGACTCCCTGGGCATGGTGGTCCAGGGAAAAACCAGCACCCTGCCGGTTTCCATGGAAGAGATGCTCTACCACACCGAAATAGTTTCCCGCAGTGTTCAAAGCGCCATGGTGATCGGCGACATGCCGTTCATGTCCTACCAGACCAGCCTGCGGGAAGCCGTGGCCAACGCCGGTCTCTTTCTGAAAAAAGCCGGCGCCCAGGCCGTGAAGCTGGAGGGAGGCGCCTCGGTTTCAGACACCATCCGGGCCATCTCCGAATCCGGCGTTCCCGTCCAGGCCCATATCGGGCTGACACCCCAGTCCGTCCATCAGATGGGGGGATACCGGGTCCAGCGGGACGAGGACCGCCTTTTGGACGACGCCCGAAAAGTGGAGGAGGCCGGGGCCTTTTCCGTCGTCCTGGAGGGCATTCCCGCCGACATCGCCGAAAAAATCACCCAGGCCCTTAAAATCCCCACCATCGGCATCGGCGCGGGACCTCGATGCGACGGCCAGATACTGGTGCTCCACGATCTTTTGGGATTGAACGACCGGCGGGTCCCCAAATTCGCCAAACAGTTCGCCGACCTGGGACAGGCCGCCGCCGAAGGCGTGGGGCGCTATGTCCGGGAGGTTCGGGACGGGGAGTTTCCCGGCCCGGATCACTGTTACTGA
- a CDS encoding 2-oxoacid:acceptor oxidoreductase, whose protein sequence is MSSYRYVIDKDRCKGCGLCVTVCPKKVLDIAGEVTAKGYFPAFQARPEDCVFCATCCVMCPDVAITITENAESSAA, encoded by the coding sequence ATGTCATCATACCGCTATGTGATCGACAAAGACAGATGCAAAGGCTGCGGCCTGTGCGTGACCGTTTGCCCCAAAAAGGTTCTGGACATCGCCGGGGAAGTCACCGCAAAGGGATATTTCCCGGCTTTCCAGGCAAGGCCGGAAGACTGCGTTTTTTGCGCCACATGCTGTGTCATGTGTCCTGACGTGGCCATCACAATCACCGAAAACGCCGAGAGTTCAGCGGCTTGA